Sequence from the Thalassoglobus sp. JC818 genome:
GTTTCGACCTGTTAACTGAATCAAAAACAATATTGGAATATCTTTGGAATCACGCACTTCAGCCTGCCGGCACGCGTGATGAATCATCATGTTTTCAAGCTGTGAACAGCTTATGAGCACTATTTAGGACGCTTTGCCCCGTAGCGGCTGCGTGCCTGGCGACGTCCGTCGACACCCAGGGTATCGAGCACACCGCGAATGACTTTGTATCGAACCCCCGGCAAGTCGCGAACACGACCGCCACGGACGAGCACGATGGAGTGTTCCTGCAGATTGTGACCTTCGCCGGGAATGTAGGCGGTCAGCTCTTTTCCGTTCGACAGGCGAACACGGGCAATCTTCCGCAGAGCCGAGTTCGGCTTCTTAGGAGTCATGGTTCGCACTTGCAGACAGACACCACGCTTTTGCGGGCATCCCTCAAGCAGTGGAGTCTTCGACTTGGACGTCTGCTTTCTGCGAGGTTTTCGAACGAGCTGGTTAATCGTAGGCATAGATCAATTCACAATCTGAAATCGTGCAGTCGTTTGGGGAATAATGATGTCGTTTTCAGTGAGCTTGTCGGCATCAGAATCTCAATCGACTGACGCGCAAAACACCCCTGACCCACCGAGGAATCGCGAACTGTAACTCCCGCGCGGGCGATGGTCAAGTCGACCGAGGCGCTGGATTTCCCAAGAAGTCTCGGTTTTCCAGCGTTCTCGCCCGATCTGCGGCACCGACGTCAGTTATTCCGAATCGGTTTTAAGTGTGATGGGAGGTGTTGGTTTTTTGGTGGATCTGAATCCTCCGAATCCTCGTTTTCGGACGGAGTGATCGTGACAAACAGTCGTTTCACGAGAACGGGCTGTTTAGGATCCCACGCTGTCGCTGTGACTTGCTGGTAAGCAGGGAAAGCCAGAATTTGGTATTCGTATTCTCCGGGGATTCCGTGAGCGGAATGAAACACTAACCAGTGTGGGATAACGTCCTCGTCAAAATCCTTGTCGACATCCTCAACATGCAATTTCATCGATTCCGAGCGCGGGGCATATCGTCCGATTGAGTGAACGACGATCCCTTCCTCATCCGGGTAGTCGAGCGGAATGGTGCCGAGAATCAAATCGCCACGTTTCTTCGGACCTTCTATTTGATGAGCGATAATGCTGACCGGCCATGATCGGGGGTTCGTAATTGTCTGTCCCTCGTACTCGTGCGGACGATCCGGTTTAGGATGCAGTTCGATGATGAGTACGAACTCTTCATCATTCGCGATCGTGATATGGTCAGAAATGGTCTCTCCGGTGTCCCGTCGCCATATTGTCCGAACGTCCACAACCGGATTTTCGGTCGGGTCTTCAACTTCCGGTTGCTCGCAGCCGTGAAAAAAGAAGCCAGCCGCACACAACAGAGGGGCAATCAAAAAGAGCGATTTAGAACGTGACGAGGTCATTGGCATCCCTGCTTCCCATTGCGTGCCACGGGTCAGTGGAGATTCCCGAGTGAATAAAGTGGACCGCCCCGTCAGCGAACAGCACATTGACTCCGCCTGCATGATGGCTTGTCGGGGGAATCAGAGAGTGCCAGGCCTGGAATTCGAAATCGTTCGGGCCGTTGTAGCAGCCGATTTGATTCGGGGGGAGGAAATGGTCATAGCCCGGGTCATTCAGTTCAAGGCCCACTTTGTGCAAAGAATCCGAGACCGGATCCGGAGATGTCCGATGTGATCGACACTGCTCAATGGCCTGGGATTCTGTTCCGGGTTCGAGGAATCGCTGCTCGGTGTACCACAGGTAATGCTGCGGAGCGACCGGAGAATCGGCGACGTAAAGGACCTGGGGGGTGTGGATACGTTCGGAGAATGCAGCGGTGTTCGAAAGTCCGTCGCTGAATTCACTCGGACGGGTCCCTTCTCGATTTGCAGAGCGAAACCCGTTTTGTTGATTGTCCGAGGAATGTCCCGGTGGCTTTCGCCGAAATCGACTTCCGTCATTGACCATGTAGCTGGGCTGTGCAATTCCTGGAGCGTGATTTCCTTCTTCTGGGCACTCCATCCAGGGCACATTAAGCGGAGGCCTGAGTGTCATGTTGCGATGAGCGTCATAGGCCTCCTGCATGTCGAGGAAGGGCATCAGCTTCACAAAACAGTAACGATCTGTCGGAAACAATCCATCCTGTTCAGCAGCACCCGTCAGTGCGATTCCGATCTGGCGAAGATTGTTTGCGCACTGCGACTTCCGGGCCACAGCCCGAGCGGATTGAACCGCCTGAACCGAAATGGCGAATAGAATTCCGACAATCGCGATCGAAACGAGAACTTCAACCATCGAAATTCCGAACCGGTTGTGAGTGAGGATCGGAATCGGTCGACGAGGGATGGTTCGGTTCATCTGCGGCTCCTTCCGTGGAAAAGTCGTTTCATCAACCGAGTTGCCAGCAAAAGTTGATCGTGGGGAACAAGAGTTCTTAGTCCATCTGTTTCCAATCGATGCGGCGGATGAAGATCATCAGGCCATCGTTCACGAGATAGATGTCGCCGAAAACTTCTGTTGTTCCGTGGGGAAGCGGTATAAGTCTCGCGGCACATTCCCACCTGACGTAATCCGTGCTCGCCCACTTGTCTGTTCCGCCGGGTTGGTAGGAGTAGATCCCGACTGAGTGAGGGATCGAGGAATCTTTGTCCACGCGAAACACTCTCATCTCGAATGTGTCGGTAGAAACAGCTGAGAGTTTGATGTCTCCGTCAAAATGAAAATGTTCCACCTCAAGAGGAGAACCGGGAGATGAAGGCGATGCGACCAAAGTGAAGATAAGAAACCAACAGTGCCCCATGGGGAAACTCCTTCACTGCTTTCTAAGAACTGCCCACAGCTACCAAGAGTATAACATTCTTAGGCTCGTTACATCAACTTGTTCAGATGTGTTCCGCTTCCTCAGCATCTGGGCGCGAGTCTGTCACTCTTGCTATTCTGAGAGGTTGCGACGTTTGCAAAGTAGAAGTTGAAGCGACGATCGAGATTCCTGGACGGAAAAGTTGATGAATCAGAAGCGAATCGGATTAATTGGTGCGGGGAAGATGGCGACGGCGCTTGCGGCCGGATGGATTCGTTCCGGGTTGGCTCAGCCTGAGACGATGCTCGCCAGTGACCCTTACGAAGCTGCCCGGAAGTCGTTCACGGAACAGACGGAAATCCCGACGACCGACAGTAATCGTGAGGTGCTTGAGTCCTCGGAGGTCGTTCTGTTGGCGGTGAAACCTCAGGTTCTGTCAGGGCTTTTGGAAGAGCTTGCCGATTCGTCCACGTCGGAACATCTCTTCGTTTCCATCATTGCCGGAGCGCGGCTGGAGCGTTTTGAAGCGACGCTGCCAAAGAGTCGACACATTCGAGTGATGCCGAACACGCCCTGTCTCGTTGGGGAAGGTGCTTCGGGATATGCCGCCGGTTCTACGGCCACCAAAGAAGACTTAAAGCTTGTGGAAGAACTGCTTTCTACGGTTGGAATTGCACTGCCGGTCGCTGAGCACTTGCTCGATGCGGTGACCGGATTGTCAGGCAGCGGGCCTGCCTATGTTTTTGAAATCATCGAGGCACTCAGCGACGGAGGAGTTCTCGCTGGTTTACCGCGTGCGACCGCGACGCAACTGGCAGCACAAACATTGCTGGGGGCTGCGAAAATGGTCCTGGAAAGTGGTCAGCATCCGGGTCAGTTGAAAGATGCGGTGACCAGTCCCGGTGGAACGACAATTTCGGGGCTGCATCAACTCGAACAAGGATGTTTGCGAGGGACACTGATGAATGCCGTCGAGGCAGCGACCAAACGCTCACAGGAGTTGGGAAAAACATAGACATAATTGCGTCGCGATGCCGATGGTCGTGGTGTTCCCAAGCGAGGAGTTCGCGAGATGTGGGGATCGGAACGAACGGGATTGTGAGCTGACTCCGACAACATTGATTGGTGAGGAGGTTGCGGAGTCGTTAACGTTGCATGATCAATCTCTCAATTGATTCATAGAAATAGACATGCCTGACTTGAGCTATACTCCGCGTCAACGGTATCTCGTGCGGTTCGACCCGAAACGGATCCCGCATATGTTCGTCGACGTCCTGGTCATCGGAACAGGCATTGCCGGAGTTCGTGCTGCGCTGGAAATTGATCCGCGTTTGCGCGTGGTGATGGTGACCAAAGATGTGGTGTCTGCATCGAACAGTTCTTGGGCTCAGGGAGGGATTGCTGGAGTTCTGGACCCTTCAGACGAATTGAGCAATCACGTCGAGGACACGATTAAAGCAGGGGCGGGTTTATGCGATCCCGAAGTCGTGCGGGAAATTGTCGAAGAAGCTCCTGAGCGCATTCGAGAGCTTGTCTCGTTCGGAGCGCAATTCGATCGGAAAGATGGTTCAATCGCGCTCACGACTGAAGGGGGCCACAGTCATCCGCGAGTCGCTCATGCTCTGGGTGACGCCACTGGCAAAGAGGTGATGCGGGCTCTCATTGATACCGTTCGCGGTGCGGGATGGACGGAGATCTGGGAGAAGACCTTCTCGATCGACCTATTGACTCACGAGGGGAGTTGTCGCGGGGCGCTGGTCTGGAATCCTCATCACGGAAAGACCTTCGTCTGGGCGAAGCAAACGATTCTTGCGACGGGTGGAGCAGGGCGTTTGTATCGGGAAACGACCAACCCGGATATCGCGACGGCTGACGGACACGCAATCGCCTACCGGGCGGGGGCGGAGCTGCGAGATATGGAGATGATGCAATTTCATCCCACGGTGCTTTACATCGCCGGAAGTTCACGTCACTTGATCACCGAAGCGGCTCGAGGGGAAGGGGGATATCTGGTCGATGTGAATGGTGATCGGTTTATGGGGAATTACGACGAGCGTATGGAACTCGCTCCGCGTGATGTCGTCAGCCGGGCAATTACAGATCAGATGGAACTGACTCGGCATCCGTGCGTTTACCTCGATTTGACACACCTTCCGAAAGAAAAGATCAACGAACGTTTCCCGAACATTCTGGAGATGTGCCGCGAGTTCGGTCTCGATCTGACACACGACCGAATCCCCGTCCGACCGGGAGCCCATTACATGATCGGCGGATTGACGGTCGACTTAACCGGGGCCACCACGCTGCCCGGATTGTGGGCTGCCGGTGAAGCAACATCCAGCGGACTTCATGGGGCCAATCGACTTGCCTCCAACAGCTTGCTGGAAGGTCTGTACTACGGAATTCACGCTGGTCGAGGGGCCTCGGAAGCAGCCCTGAAAATCCCGGACAGCTTTTCGGCTCCTCCAGTTTCGTCACCGGGGCCAAAGGTGATCGAAGAACAGGATTTGCTCAACCTCACCGACTTACGCAACTCTCTCGGCTCGATCATGTGGCGAAATGTTGGAATTCGCCGCGATGAAGAAGGACTGAAAGCAGCTGCGGAGCAGGTCGAGTTTTGGGACCGCTACGTCTCGCTGCGAGAGTTTCAAACCGTCGAAGGTTGGGAACTGCAGAACATGCTGTTGGTCGGCCGACTGATGATCGAGTCAGCCCGGGCTCGCACCGAAAGCCGTGGTGTGCACTTTCGGAGCGATTTTCCGGAGACCGATTCCTCTTGGGAGAGGCATGTCACCATCGGTGAGCCGTCCGGGGCTGAGTGATCGCGTTTACAGATGCTTTGCCAACAGTTCCGCGATCTGAACAGCATTCGTCGCGGCCCCTTTTCGCAAGTTGTCGCTGACGCACCAGAAACTGATTCCATTCGGATGCGAGATGTCCTTACGGATTCGTCCGATGAAGACGTCGTCTGAGCCATCGCAAGTGCTGGGCAGTGGGTATTGTCCGCTCTGCAGGTTGTCGACGACCTGAATTCCTGGAAACGATTCGAACAGTTCGCGTGCTTCACCGGGAGTGAGCGGCTCTTCTGTTTCGACTGTGATCGACTCGCTGTGACAGTTGGCAACTGGCACGCGGACGCATGTGGGGTTCACTTGGATTGATTCATCCCCGAGGATTTTGCGGGTCTCATAGACCATCTTCAGCTCTTCACTGGTATACCCGTCTGCCTTCTCGCTTCCGATTTGAGGGATGCAGTTGAAGGCGATGGGATGTGCGAAGGCTTTATACGAGTAGTCATCCCCGGAGAGGTACGACTTGGACCCGTCGAACAGATCGCTTGTTCCCTGAAC
This genomic interval carries:
- the rpsL gene encoding 30S ribosomal protein S12 gives rise to the protein MPTINQLVRKPRRKQTSKSKTPLLEGCPQKRGVCLQVRTMTPKKPNSALRKIARVRLSNGKELTAYIPGEGHNLQEHSIVLVRGGRVRDLPGVRYKVIRGVLDTLGVDGRRQARSRYGAKRPK
- a CDS encoding DUF1559 domain-containing protein translates to MNRTIPRRPIPILTHNRFGISMVEVLVSIAIVGILFAISVQAVQSARAVARKSQCANNLRQIGIALTGAAEQDGLFPTDRYCFVKLMPFLDMQEAYDAHRNMTLRPPLNVPWMECPEEGNHAPGIAQPSYMVNDGSRFRRKPPGHSSDNQQNGFRSANREGTRPSEFSDGLSNTAAFSERIHTPQVLYVADSPVAPQHYLWYTEQRFLEPGTESQAIEQCRSHRTSPDPVSDSLHKVGLELNDPGYDHFLPPNQIGCYNGPNDFEFQAWHSLIPPTSHHAGGVNVLFADGAVHFIHSGISTDPWHAMGSRDANDLVTF
- the proC gene encoding pyrroline-5-carboxylate reductase — encoded protein: MNQKRIGLIGAGKMATALAAGWIRSGLAQPETMLASDPYEAARKSFTEQTEIPTTDSNREVLESSEVVLLAVKPQVLSGLLEELADSSTSEHLFVSIIAGARLERFEATLPKSRHIRVMPNTPCLVGEGASGYAAGSTATKEDLKLVEELLSTVGIALPVAEHLLDAVTGLSGSGPAYVFEIIEALSDGGVLAGLPRATATQLAAQTLLGAAKMVLESGQHPGQLKDAVTSPGGTTISGLHQLEQGCLRGTLMNAVEAATKRSQELGKT
- the nadB gene encoding L-aspartate oxidase encodes the protein MPDLSYTPRQRYLVRFDPKRIPHMFVDVLVIGTGIAGVRAALEIDPRLRVVMVTKDVVSASNSSWAQGGIAGVLDPSDELSNHVEDTIKAGAGLCDPEVVREIVEEAPERIRELVSFGAQFDRKDGSIALTTEGGHSHPRVAHALGDATGKEVMRALIDTVRGAGWTEIWEKTFSIDLLTHEGSCRGALVWNPHHGKTFVWAKQTILATGGAGRLYRETTNPDIATADGHAIAYRAGAELRDMEMMQFHPTVLYIAGSSRHLITEAARGEGGYLVDVNGDRFMGNYDERMELAPRDVVSRAITDQMELTRHPCVYLDLTHLPKEKINERFPNILEMCREFGLDLTHDRIPVRPGAHYMIGGLTVDLTGATTLPGLWAAGEATSSGLHGANRLASNSLLEGLYYGIHAGRGASEAALKIPDSFSAPPVSSPGPKVIEEQDLLNLTDLRNSLGSIMWRNVGIRRDEEGLKAAAEQVEFWDRYVSLREFQTVEGWELQNMLLVGRLMIESARARTESRGVHFRSDFPETDSSWERHVTIGEPSGAE
- a CDS encoding aspartate-semialdehyde dehydrogenase — protein: MFQNVAIVGATGAVGQIMRQLLEERKFPAATFRFIASARSAGQQITFRGQKYTIEELTKDCFAGSDLVIASTPDDIAAEYLPAAVEAGCRVIDESGYWRMKDGVALVIPEVNPQAALDATGIIASPNCSTTQMVVALKPLHDAAVVKRVIVSTYQATSGAGVQGTSDLFDGSKSYLSGDDYSYKAFAHPIAFNCIPQIGSEKADGYTSEELKMVYETRKILGDESIQVNPTCVRVPVANCHSESITVETEEPLTPGEARELFESFPGIQVVDNLQSGQYPLPSTCDGSDDVFIGRIRKDISHPNGISFWCVSDNLRKGAATNAVQIAELLAKHL